Below is a window of Impatiens glandulifera chromosome 2, dImpGla2.1, whole genome shotgun sequence DNA.
agagagaaattatattgattgttatattaaattacataagttatatctattatataaaaattagattgaatttataagaaaactaatataatatataatataatataaatgatgttatcaaatttatatcttacatatatatattatcttataatttaacCTTTACAAATATTATTCCCAAACTTATCTTGTCAACTATTGGTCAATTAGTGAAAACTACTTAACCAAgataatttatcataatttagGAGACAAATTATAATTGAGatgtttatttcttaaaatttttttggtttaaaactatttaaataactcaacataatcaaacacgatttaattaatcaaaataataaaattttttattttattttatattattatttttattttagtattgtatattaatacattcatttcttatttttaaaaattcatcgattcaaaaaaataaccaataattacattttaaataacccaaatttaaaagaattcgATCAAATCAATTTATCTAtcatctttattaaaatatacaagtaaagataaaaatttggTGTCATaaacatacatttaaatttaatagattaaagaaattttaattttcaagtccaaatatatattagttgtattattttttgataaaagaatTTGATGATTAACACAAAGTAGTTAGTAGTTAAGACTATATAGGTGTCTTTGTTTCACCGCTAATCCTGTGCCGCTTGCTCTTATTGGTCCCTTATTAGGGCTTGGACTCTATCCAATTGAACTGTATTCAATTGATTCAATATGGGTTTGATGAGTTCTTAAGGTTTCAGACAGAGGATCTCCCTCTTTCGCTCTCATCCGATTATGGCGTCTTCTGCTGAAATCTCCGATCCTACCAATTCTAACGCTGTATGCATTAACGATGTTCTTAGAGACGACGAGCTACGAGCGATACTGACGAAGCTTGACACCGACAAGGACAAGGAGCTGTTTAGCCTCGTCTGCAATCGGTGGCTTCGAGTTCAAAGCTCCGAGCGCCGTCGTATCTGCGCCCGCGCAGGCCCTCACATGCTCCGTCGAATTGCTGTCCGCTTTACCCGTCTCCACGAGCTAGACCTCTCCCAATCAGTTTCTCGTTCATTCTATCCAGGCGTCACCGACTCCGATCTCGCTGTCATCGCCTCCGCCTTCACTTCCCTCCGCGTCCTCCTCCTTCAGAACTGTAAAGGTATAATGGACAAGTGGAAAGAAAGCTAGTCAATTTAAACTCATCCCTTTTGGCGAAAAATCTTCTCTTTTgaattgtttgtttttattttttattgcatAACTTTGTTCAACAGATTATGGTAAGAGTTACTCCTGGTATACCACGTTGTTTGGCAGGTATAACTGATTCTGGGATTGTAGCTGTTGGATCTGGTCTTTCCTCTCTGCAAACTTTAGATGTGTCGTATTGCCGAAAACTAACTGACATTGGGTTGTTGAACGTTGCTCAGAGTTGCCATGATATGAGGAATTTGAATCTTGCTGGATGCAGACATATTACTAATGCTTTATTAGAAAATCTTGCTAAGAACTGTCCTAATTTAGAAGAGTTATGTCTAGAAGGGTGCACCAGAATAACTGATTTGGGTCTCACACTTCTGGTCGGTGGATgccaaaaaattaattatttgagcATCAACAAGTGCAGTAGTATTACCGATGCTGGGATATCGAGTATATCGAAATCGTGTCCATTTTCTTTGAGGACCCTGAAGATGTTAGATTGCTTTAGAATTGGAGACGAGTCTATACTATCGCTGGCCAAATATTGTAGAAATCTGGAAACTCTTGTTATAGGTGGGTGTAGAGAAATTTCTGATGAGTCTATGAAGTCTTTGGCAGCAGGCTGTGGTCAAAGTCTTAAGAACCTTCGAATGGACTGGTGTTCAAACATTTCTGATGTTTCGTTGAATTCTATCCTCGCCCAGTGCATAAATCTCGAGATACTTGATATTGGGTGTTGTGAGGAAGTTACAGATTCTGCTTTTCAGGGATTACGATCCAATGAGCGTCAGTTATCTTTGAAATTATTGAAGGCTAATAACTGTTTGAAGATAACTATGGCAGGAATAAGCCTACTTCTGGAGCTATGCTCCTGTCTTAAGTATCTTGATGTGAGGTCATGTCCTTATGTGACCAAGGCAGGTTGTGAAGAGGCTGGACTGCAGTTTCCTGAGCATTGTAAGGTGGTTTTTGATTGCTCAAGTTATTTAGATCCCGGTTTATCTCTTGATACTATTTAGTGCCAATGCAATTACCCTTCAATTCTCAAAGATTCTACCTCCAGATGCCGCAAAGGTGTTTACTGTCCATCAGATCCTCCTTGTACTATGTGTTATATAATCAACATCCGGTCCTGAATCACTTGTCTAGTTTCATATATTATGTCTAGAAGGTTCATAcctcaaaaaatatatatgtaacatTTTTTCTAGGGTAGGTTTTCTCTTGGTGTGATGTTCTTTCTTATATTAAGCATAATTTACTTTGATGTTATAATTTGATATCCAAAGCTTGATTTGGGTATTTGTACAATGGAAAGGATATGTATTGTTCATGCCTTCAGTCATAACTTggttatataaaaagaaaacctCTTTCTATCCAACAACCCTACAGTCTTCATCAATACAGGCAAGATGCATATCCATAATTCAGCTAACTCTAGTTGTGAAAGCCATGATTCATACTAATGTGCTTTCTTTTTTGGAATTTCTTATCAATCAAGTCAAATTTGCTCCTTGTTGTCCTCTGCTAGAACCAATTGCTATAAGAATCCACGACCAAGATTAGCGTGTACCAATTCAAATGGCAAAGGCAGCCTACTAACTCCTGAAAGCCAAAACGCTTCCTTTATCCAGATATATAAGTTTCTTTTGCAGCCATtctgttttttacttttttaactCATCATGTGCGAAGGGTGAAACAATACTACCACTAAATGACATTTTCTTAATATGAAGGATAAGAAACTACCTTTACATGGCTTCTCCTTTTCATATCTTAATGAGCAAGAGAATACATTGGCAGTGAAGCTAGTCATTGGTAATGCTTTTAGACCTCTTTAACAGTTCCATCTCCCCCTTATCTTTTCAAGATCCACCTTTTTTAATACTAGTGCAAAACCCATTAATTTCCACGTGTTCAGTTGGGAACTTTTGAGGGTAAAAGGTTAGTGGAGAACTTGTTCTCAATTGTATTCTTTAGATAAAgatcaaatttgattattagATTTAATCAATGGAAAAGTAACTTCTATACAAACATATAGCAAAACAGAGTAACCAAGTTTGTACAAAAAtcttgatttaaattatatatgcttTCACATTAAATTACAGTTCTCTGATATTTTAGATTGGGAGATTTCCCTTTGAAGATTCTTATAAGTTCTTTGGTAATTTGAGAAACCCAAGAACCAGAAATCAAAGTTATCCACTGTGACAATCTCGATGTATTTCTCTTTAGGTCTTgtgatgttcttgttttcattGGCCTCACTAATTTTTGCCAGAGGAATCGTCACCTGCATATAATATAGTATGGTCAGCTCACACATGTTGAAAAGATGTGGAAACTTTGAATCAGAAAAGGGTTTGGTTAAAAAATATCTCACCTTGTAGTGTGCTCTAGCAAACTGTCCATTTTGAGAGCATAGTTTGATAGTTCTTTCGCTTAGGAATGCAATCTTTTCGGAAGAGATGAAGAGAAGACCCGCGATGGGACCTGCTGTTGTTGATAAataacattgggaagcagttaCAAACCTCTCTCCTAATCTGACTTGGAAATTTCTTTTGAATACTTTCTCCAATCCACCATTTTGAAGAATTGTAGCTCCCAAGCTCAATTTTCTCTTCACTGTTGTTGACAAGTTAAATCCTAGTCTCACTGCAATGAACACAACAAGGTTTAGCAAGTATGTTCAAATCTCATTGCCAAAAGATATGAAAAGGAAAATTCCTTCTCTTTATCTTACCATGCAATTGAAATATGCTATTGGAGATTTTATTATCCACTCTCTCGTTCAAACTCACTTGAGCTGCGCATCAAATAAGTGACGGTTAAAGTTTGAACAGTCGAAAACAAAATTAATGCTTATTGAGAAGAAGGTTGAACACTTACTGTGTTTCCACTCGATTGCATTGATGGAACGACTAAAAACTTTCTCCAATTGGATCAATGGGTTTCTGTAAAAATGTTGTTGAGAAAGGCTATTCATGTTTAGAAGATTGAGAGTGAGTGATGAAGATGATTCTTGAGAAGATGAATAAAACTATCTCTTCTGCAAATGTACTTATAGGCAGGGGCGGATCTATGTTAGCATGGAAACTTTTAGGATTGCTTACATTAGTGATGATGTGTGTTGGGTCTCTTTTTGGAAAGATTAGTGATAGCAGATTCTGCAATCATCTATTTGTTTATGATTCTCCTTGACAAGCAAGATAGACTTATTCCATCATCATTTAGCTTTATGAGCTGGAGTCTATGCTTTCAGACATGATTGATTTTCTCTTCATGCATGATGCTGAATGGAAAGAAGAGTCATTGCTTACATAAAGTGTCAATGCAAAAATATTAGAACCAATAATACTAAGTTTTTCtttgagaaaaattaaaaggGTATTTCATGAATGATAAACCTAACCTTCTTTATGTGCCATTCCATGTCATGATCAGATCAAAGGAAAATGCTAGGCTGTAAAGAtggtttctttctttctttccctTTTGGGCTATTCTTGTAGGGGAAGGAAATCTTATGTTGAAGCCAGACAATGTCACATGATGACCCATGTCAGTCATTTCTGCCTGAAAATAAGAATTATTCAATGAATAATTGTTGCTCCTTGAAccccaaatatatataaaggtaAAGTCATGAGGTTTTAAGTTCGATTCTCATGTAAATCATCGATTGAAATAGAGTTCAAGTGATAAAAATGGTAATGTCTCAAGTTCGTTCAACATTTCAATCTACTTAATTACACACTTTTATCTTTCTTACCGTCTCATTTTATGCCGTAAAAGATGTGATTGTagatctttttttcttttcatagaGTGAAAGCTGACATTTTTAAATCCTCCCAAAATCACCCCCTTTtctaaattttaactttatgtTTGAATCATTGGTCCATCAGCACAATTTCCCACTTGCTGggattttattttagttgtgaAGGTTTTAGGGCAAATTGAAGTAAATTTCAAGCAGAAGATGCTTCATATTGTTTACTCTCTTCCATGCTTCCTTTCTTTCTTGGATTCAAGCTCTGGATTCAAGAATGGTTGGATTGGTTAAGACAATTGACCATTTCAAATTGAGTTAATAAGAATATCAAGTTTTATctctttgaaaattaaatgaattttatcTGAAACTTGCATAGTGACAAAGGAAGGATTATCAAATAAGTTGCGAATTTAAAAATGATCTTTTCAATTTGTAAATAAGAATCAATATGATATGTttcaaaaaatcatttaataaatatttaattaaattgataaatattatattatcaatgatagtaaaatagaaaaaaaaaagtcaattaaatgattatagtaaaacaaaaaaaagaaatacagaactaaattatattattttaatgaaagaATATAAATATGTCAAAGTTTATAGTATAtagacaaatattttattttattatagataaataaagagaaaatcacataattaaaaaataatagtaaaacaaacataaaaggaTAGTAAAATGGACAAAAACGAAAATTATAGTTATATTGTTCTATTAGACGAGTTAAATAGGTTAAAGTTTAAAGTACATTTGATATACATTTTATCTCGTTTTGGATGTATTTATCCTATGCTCTCAGGTGAATCACGCTATCATGTGGAGCGCGCTTCATATTAGAGTACGTTTTCAATTGAAGCGTTTCACATAAAagcttattattaattaatatatttaattaaaccttattaaataaaaaaattaaaactttattattatatttatttattttcttttaaaattattaattatagtaatactatattttttattaagtttaaattcttatatttaagataattttttttaatatataagataaCAATATTCAATTCTTCaataatgtcattaaataaGAGTTTAAAATTCACAACATAAAAGAGAGTGAAAGAAGAATGTTCTATATATAGATCTAGTCCCTGTTAccaatcaattaaaattattctaaatattatattattaaaattgagatcgtttaaaaataaatccaaaaccCAAGCACGATCCATTCATTTTCTTGTTATGTTGTTCTCCGTTCGGTTAGTATCTTAAATTTACATTTCCCGTTCTGTTACTTCATTCATCCTCATTATTAATTCTCATCTCTTCCAAATTCACcatctaattattatttacgATTAATCTCTCTAGaccattcataatttattaatccgAAACCTATTACACAAATCTTTGCTGAAAACAAGTTCCGTTACTCGTCGAAACTTTATGAATCTTTGTCGAAAACAAGTTTAGTAACTCGCCGAAACTTCACGAATCTTTGTAGAAACTTCACGAATCTTTGCCGAAAACAAGCTTCTTAGCTCGCGAAAATGGTACGCTTTTGAAAACTAACAAAGTTATGTTTTGTTCGTGTGAAATGTTACGTCTTCTTTGAAGAACTaacaaagttttattttattaatatgtaagAAACAAACAACGACGTAATAGTATCCAACAATAACATCAACAAAAATGATGAGAGGTAACATACTCAATACTATGTttctaatatttcaaattaacaataataactGCTGCAAATTGGTATCATATAATGCAAATTGGTATCATATAATACGAGCATTACATTAGAAGAGTTGTTGTAAAGTAACTCTAATATAATGTTTGTATTGCAATAGATGAGCTGTTGTAAAGCAGCTTTAATGCAATGCTCGTATTAAATTAGAGGTCTAATGTAATGAGCTGTTGCTCTCCTATAATGTAATGTGAACATTGCATTATAACTATTTTACATCAGGTTCTCTAATATAATGAGTTGTTGCTCTCCTATAATGTAATGCGAAGATTACATTTCAAATTGTAAACTCTAATGTAATATGAACATTACATTAGAACTGCTTTACAACAGCTTCTTTAATGTAATGTGATCATTGTTAGAGGAGTTATCTTAAACCAACTTTAATATAATGTTTGCATTACATTATAGTAACGGTCGTAAAACAGCTCTAATGTAATGTGTGCATTAGAGAAGCTATTTacactagcatgtatcccgtgcatttgcacgagtaataatataaaaaaccgtgaaaaaatattacggtaaaaatgtgatagcatttttaattttatttttaaccgttttaagtttatgagcgggtcaacccacaatccgactctcACATTacagaacgatctctaaaacaattgatacagtttgattcctcaactcaattagtttgacctcTAGAGTTTACTTCTTTcccatactacgagtgaaagaaaaaatataaagactaccattaaagtagcTCAGACGAGACTTactatccatatgaattatgtcgcatatctctataaatatgacgaaattcttccattattgctaaataataataatgaaatctaTAGCACAGATTCAAAAGAGAaggattaaaaactattgataaaTCACCGCGTTCATAATacttggtgttgaatttaaattataaaatgttattaacctagttggttaaagacttgtacttgttttgttaggttgcaagtccGAACCATACCTattgcatttttaattttattttttaaccaatttaagtttatgggcgggtcaacccacaatccgacccaagtatccatttactctcacatatatatccaaattaaccatagctctcgacccgacaatccaaacactttaaaaattgagcataattatatatgtatatgtatatagattagatagttaaaaagttgaacttatattgttaaaatgtcctgcgttcatcaaatttggtattgaatttaaaatataaagtgttattagtctagttggttaaaatgttatacttgtttttttaggttactagttcgaaccatacctataagatttttaattttatttttaaccgttttaagtttatgggcgggtcaacccataatacgaccaaagtatccatttactctcacatatatatccaaattaaccacagctctcgacctggccatccggacattttaaaaattaagcatcattatatatatagattagttagttaaaaaattgaacttatattgtaaaatgtcccgcgttcatcaaatttggtattgaatttaaaatataaagtgttattagcctagttggttaaaatgttatacttgtttttttaggttacaagttcgaaccatacctataagatttttaattttatttttaaccgttttaagtttatgggcgggtcaacccataatacgacccaagtatccatttactctcacatatatatccaaattaaccatagctctcgacctggccatccggacattttaaaaattaagcatcattatatatatagattagttagttaaaaagttgaacttatattgtaaaatgtcccgcgttcatcaaatttggtattgaatttaaaatataaagtgttattagcctagttggttaaaatgttatacttgtttttttaggttacaagttcgaaccatacctataagatttttaattttatttttaaccgttttaagtttatgggcgggtcaacccacaatacgacccaagtatccatttactctcacatatatattcaaattaaccataactctcgacccgaccatccgaacactttaaaaattaagcatcattatatatatatattagttagttaaaaagttgaacttatatttttaaaatgtcccgcgctcatcaaatttggtgttgaatttaaaatataaagtgttattagcctagttggttaaagggttgtacttgttttgttatgttgcaagtttaaaccatacctatagcattttttattttatttttaaccgtttttagtttatggatgggtcaaccacaatccgacccatgtatccatttactctcacatatatatccaaattaaccacaactctcgatccggcaattcggacactttaaaaattaagcatcattatatatatatatagattagttagttaaaaagttgagcttatattgttaaatgtctcgcgttcatcaaatttgatggtgaatttaaaatataaagtattattagcttagttggttaaagggtaatatttgttttattaggttgcaagtttgaaccataactataacatttttaattttatttttaaccgttttaagtttatgggcgggtcaacccacaatccgacccaaatattcatttactctcacatatatattcaaattaaccacagctctcgacccggcaatttggacattttaaaaattaagcatcattatatatatatatatatatatatatatatatatattagttagttaaaaagtaacttatattgttaaaatgtaatgcattcatcacattttgtgttgaatttaaaatataaaatgttattagtatAGTTTGTTAAAAGgttgtttgttttgttaggttataagtttcaaacctatagcatttttaattttatttttaatcgttttaagtttatggcgggtcaacccacaatccgacccaactattcatttactctcacatatatatattcaaattaaccacaactctcgactcgacaatccgaaaattttaaaattaagcatcattatatatacggACTCAGATCTGTTGTTGCAGATTTGGTGTTCCACCCTACACCaccttcacatatatattcaaataatatatgttgactttttattctctctttattaattttaacttatcctaagcaacattatatatatagattagagaTTTTATCCTAagcaacattatatatatagattagagaTTATATCAGGTTGTAAATTAATCTCTCTAATGTAATGCTCTCATTAATTTGCAATCACGCTGcaacaatgaaaaaatatatattgtttgtcAATACTCCTATAAATGACACAACCCataatattgttataaatatttattattattatttttaatatttaaataagtttataatatttaaaaaataattatatattttaataatatattataaatagaaatatatatatatatatatatatataatttatatttttttatttcatttaaatatttcaaaataaaataatatttcaaaatattttattctaaattattattatttatgtgatttgattgtaatttatttaataaatatttaaatagttattcttgatcaaatatattttatataaattataattttattaaaaaatatttaaactttttattatttagaaatattttatttaaaattatctttaattttaacaattataaataatatatagaaattaaaattattaattttattaaaaaagtcaaaatattttattaattttattaaaaacaatcaaaatgtttgattaaattttattttataataaaataattaagttaaaaaaatatttaaaaattattattaaaaaaattatataacaaagATTTACTTGAACTTTAATTGAGAGATGAACTTAGTAAAACAACAAGATCAATCCCCACTGTTTCATTTATTTCAGTTACATTTTTGTAACATATTCTTTGCCATTTTTTTTCCTTGTAAGGATGAATGactttctttttttctcctAAACAGAGTAGAAGttatgcaattttttttaataaaattttatttataaaatgaaattactaattttattaataataatttcttacaTACACTAaggattttgattttctttatttttataataataatttcgaatgataaatattaacttaattattttataaaataatgaaatttatatatcaCATAATAAATGTAAGGTAATGGGATTTTaagattttgtttgtttgatacattttattttcttaatattaaatttaatataaaatcacAAATGACTGTTTCTTTTCAAAGtatataaaagtgaaaataatattaaataaattagctattatatatatatatattaaattttaaaataagtgacTGTAAGACAAAATAATAGTTGTCGCACATTATTCAAACAGACACAACTATCTGACACAAGATTGTGTGAATCTGTGATATGACCGTGGATGGTTCTCACAATTATGCAACTTTGgttcttatataatttttatttttttaattttcttaacttaaaaaaaaatataatatttcagtttaattagttaattattttgattttatttatttaaaaataaatcaaaataaatattttaatattataaattagagtataaatttttagtatttatagAGTGCCTTTCTCGAACTGTGTTGAATACAACCAACTGATTTTTGAAAACGTTGATTTGAGTATGACATCTAAAACTATGTTATTTaatccaatttataataataaggtTTAGAAAGATGAAACATACATCGTGCTGACTATTGGAGTGACCTGGTGATGTTGTGTATAGTAGTTCGACGATGTGCTTCCAAGCGTTGTTGTAGGGATTTTTTTTATGCTTATCCTATCAAGGATAATTATTGAGAATCCTGTTTTACAGAACTTAACAAATTACCCGTAAAATTCATGGGGTAAGGATAATTTtaggtattgaaacatcaattcctGTCTAGCATGAATATCAACagattattcatattttagtaATGTATAAATTTCTAAAGGTTAACGTCATAAGATATGCTGAGAACATGAAAATTTTAGTAACGTTTCATGTGGATTACTAACAAGTAAATCTTTAGGGTGatcataaatatatgataatgagACTTATCAATAAATAAGTCTTGCTGAGGAAGTTGACAAACTTTTTTATGGGTCTTGCTATCGtgtgatcatatatatataatcatggTATCATCAATGTTTATTGCGAAAGTTAAACAAACTTTCCATGAAGATCACTCACAAATGAGGTTGAGAACGATCGTATATAAACAATCGTGgtgctatcaacatataggcTTTCGTGTCGTTGTGAATTCGGAATAGAACATTTAATAAAGAATGAAACTTTATCGGAGAATGGGACTTTATTAGAGTACCTATCGCAAAATAAGATTTCTAACTAAATAACAAACAATAAACAACTAAATCATTACAAACATGTAAATGATGTATTTATAGTATATCAATAGAagactaatatatttatagtatatGAATAAATAACAATTCGCGTGACGCACTATACAATTTGCGCCATGCAATAAacctataaataatgtatttacaGTATAACAATAGATGTATTTACagtatatgaataaataaatttacatatgGCTCTATTATTTGGTGGAATAATCTGACTGTCCAATTCTTTCACCAAAAAAGTATGTGATCTGAGGTCACATATGATACATCAAGGTTAGTAGTCAGGTACTCCACA
It encodes the following:
- the LOC124925722 gene encoding F-box/LRR-repeat protein 2: MASSAEISDPTNSNAVCINDVLRDDELRAILTKLDTDKDKELFSLVCNRWLRVQSSERRRICARAGPHMLRRIAVRFTRLHELDLSQSVSRSFYPGVTDSDLAVIASAFTSLRVLLLQNCKGITDSGIVAVGSGLSSLQTLDVSYCRKLTDIGLLNVAQSCHDMRNLNLAGCRHITNALLENLAKNCPNLEELCLEGCTRITDLGLTLLVGGCQKINYLSINKCSSITDAGISSISKSCPFSLRTLKMLDCFRIGDESILSLAKYCRNLETLVIGGCREISDESMKSLAAGCGQSLKNLRMDWCSNISDVSLNSILAQCINLEILDIGCCEEVTDSAFQGLRSNERQLSLKLLKANNCLKITMAGISLLLELCSCLKYLDVRSCPYVTKAGCEEAGLQFPEHCKVVFDCSSYLDPGLSLDTI
- the LOC124925723 gene encoding putative GEM-like protein 8, translated to MNSLSQQHFYRNPLIQLEKVFSRSINAIEWKHTQVSLNERVDNKISNSIFQLHVRLGFNLSTTVKRKLSLGATILQNGGLEKVFKRNFQVRLGERFVTASQCYLSTTAGPIAGLLFISSEKIAFLSERTIKLCSQNGQFARAHYKVTIPLAKISEANENKNITRPKEKYIEIVTVDNFDFWFLGFSNYQRTYKNLQREISQSKISENCNLM